aagaacctcagatgcaagtaatggaaatctgaagaagtgaggttcttacccacgaaagcttatgctcccaatacttctgttagtcttaaaggtgccacaggaccctctgttgctttgtccaTAGTAGTGATTCTCTCTGTCTCGAGCCAGCTGTGTCTCTCTGTAGCCTGGCATTGAGCTCCCATTATGGCTTTGACTGCAATTCACATTCTGTGACATTGAATGAGGAGCCTTGTGAAAATATAGTCATGTAAACGTAAGACACGCAAGAGTCAGACACACAGGTGGATGGCAGGGACATTGATCGAACCAGACATCTTGAAATCAGCGacacacttagggtgaccagatgtcccgattttatagggacagtcacgatttttgggtctttttcttatataggctcctattaccctccacccccgtcccgatttttcacatttgctgtctggtcaccctagacacacCTGAATATCAGATCCGTCATGAGCCCTAAATAGTCCTGCTCAGACAACTGTTGCCTTTATTTAGTTGTTTTGATGATGATACTATATTTACTATTCCTTGTAACATGGTTTCTGGTAGCCGGTatccaaattcatccctgttgtaACTCCATGGCCTTCAGTGGGATTACACCAATAATAAACTCTATTGTTTTGTCTGTATATAAACCCTGATCCTTCACACTCTTGAGCACGTGTGTAACTTTATCAAGCGAGTAGCCCCACTAAGCCCTATGAGGCGGCTCAGGTGAATAAAGTTATGCACAGGTTTACTTGTTTGAAGGACCGGGGCTGTGGTTTGTAAGCCATGGGGTGCGGGAGCCATGTCTCTCTCTGCATCTTAGAGAAAGCTGATGTGTGGAAAGGTGGTCCAGTGGCTGGGCTACAAATCTTAAAACTTGGGACACCTgagttccagccccagctcctcacAGACACTTTGCGTAAGTCACTTACTGGgctaggtgcccaactcctataGAAAGCAATAGgagttagttgcctaaatacctttgaggctcagGGCCTTAGATGTTCTGCGCTTCAGCTCCCCACCTGTACCCTGGGGAGAAGAGCCAGTGCTGCTTCATTTGTGCCAggcctgagccccggcacctctgggcttggcagttcacagccccggcCCCAGAGGAGTCTGCAGCCTGCAAGCAGTAGGACCCTGCAGCCGCtctcaggagggggaaggggcagtctGCCAGTGGGAGGCTCCAAAGTGCTTTTTTTTTGGAGCTCGGAGCCTCCCATTTAAACATGCAACTTTTCCAACTTTCTAGAAGTTTCTCTGGGCGGGTTATATAGCCCCCTCCGTGGGCTGGACTCTGCAGAGAGGGACACGCACCGGGAGACTTCAGCCGCTCCTTGCAAATcgcgccggccccgcgccccaGCTCGGCCAGTTCTGCACCCCCAGACCAGACGCGAGCCCCAGCGGCGCAGGAGCGACCCCTCCAGGTGAGGAGCTCCGCAGGGGGCCCACGGAGGTTCAAGCACTGGGCTGCATTGGTCTGGCAGTgcccggggtgggggcagggcggtAGGGGGAGCGGTTGCAAGACGCCGGGGGCGTCCCATGGATCTTCTTGGTATGGTATCGGGGGGGACGATACCCCGGACTGTCCCCgtggcagagtgtgtgtgtgtgcacggggGGGGCGATATCCCGGAGTGTCCTtgtggcagggtgtgtgtgtgcgtgcacgggGGGAGACACCCCGGAGTGTCCccgcggcagggggtgtgtgtgcgtgcacgggGGGAGACACCCCGGAGTGTCCCcgtggcagggggtgtgtgcatggggggggcACCCACCCCGGAGTTGTCCCCgcggcaggatgggggcgggaagCACCGTGGAATGTTCccgtgtggggagggggagcgccCGCGCCCAAGACTCTCCCTGGGCCTGGGTGTGTTTGTAGGGGGCACACACCCCGAAATGTCCCcgtggcaggggtgtgtgtgcacgGGGGGGGCACACACCCCGGAATGTCCCcgtggcaggggtgtgtgtgcacgggggggggggcacacacccCGGAGTTGTccccgcggcgggggggggggtgtgtttgggcggggcaggggagatgcCTGGACTCTCCCTGGCCTAGGGGAGATCAGTGGTGGAGAGTAGGGGGGTGGGTCCCATGGAATATCCCCCAGATGCTGGGAAATCCCGTgtggaaggggagcaggagcaggggaatCTCTTACTGGGAATGGGTTGGGGGGGTTGGTGTCAGGATGAAATGCGAGGCTCTCACCAGGAGTCTGTTCAGTAGCCTagaaagtttggggggggggaggatgcctcccccatccctggggaTTGGTAGGGTGTGGGGAGGATCGGAATGGAGCATTTCTGAGGGGCTGCatgccccgccctggccctgtGGAGGATGTGGGAGGAAAGGAGTGGGGGCAGTTCATGGGTGACTGGGGCTGTGGGGTATTAAACTTGGTGGCTGCAGCAGCTGCCTTTCTGCAGCTTGAGGGGAGACAGCTCTGAGCTCTACTGatctgagggaagcagcccctcctgccccacaccaGAGGGGTCCATCTTCCAGGCTGCCCCACACCAGAGGCAGCCATGGGAAGGAGCTGCCAGTGATGCTCACACAGATCCTCAAGACCATGGGGAGCAGAGGTGCCGGAGTTTAAGTATCCCAAGCAATGAAAGTGAAATAAACTGAGGGGGAGGAATAAAATAGGAGCAGTGTCCCAGTGGCCAGCCCTCTGTTCCTCTCTCCAGCTCAAGAGCCAGCATTAAACCAGTATCCACAGCTCCCTCTATCCCCGTGAGCCCTGGGTCCCCCTGCCAAAGGGTGAACTGTCGCAGAGCAGGGAGGAAACCTACAGCCTTGGGGATAAGGGTGCAGCTCTTTGTTCTCTCTTCTTGTGAACTAAAACCAACTCTGTGTCAAAATGCAAAGCCTCCAGCTGTCTTAGTGCAAGATCTCTACTAACACCCAAACGGCGTTTGCTTATTACATTTGTGTGAGTCACTTTGTCATGCGGTTTGTTCTgatctagtgtgtgtgtgtgtgtgggatctaaggccctgatcctgcaagatgacTCCCACCCCAGATAGACCTGCCACGCTGGCACAAGGATCTGCCTGCATGCATCTCATTGCAGACTGGGACCCGGGGGAGTGTAGGGTGTGGGTGGAAGCTATCAAGCATGAGCTCCTAGAGAATCAGAGCGGCACTAAATTATAACACACAGGCCAATGCGGTTCTCTCACTAACACAACCCCTTCACATAATTCAAGAGTAGGAGATGTTGCTCAGAACAGAGTGGAGCTTACAGGCTGAGACCTGTTGTTACTGTGCACTTCCATAGTCCTTGGGGAGACCTAGACATTTGTCGATTCAACCCTTCTGTGGGCAAAGTTTGGGCACAGCGGCTTCCTGGATGGTGGCTAGATTTCATAGCTCTCTGAAGTAATGGAACTGTCCTCAAGATCTAGCACGTGCTTTAAACCAGGCACCATTCTCAAGGGAACTACTTTCTGTATCTGTTTTCTTTCAGAATGAAAAAGGCAAACGTTGACCTCACTATGAAAAAGTTTCAAGGTATctttagaagaagaaaacaaaaaacaaaaaaaaacacacaaaaaagtttGAAACTGTCTAACTGCATAATCCCAGCCCCACATCCAGACGGGGAGATTATAAACTGGTGTATGTGTCTTAAATAGTCTTTCTTTTGAATAGCCAGGGCAAATTAAAGTTGGTAGCTTTTCATTTTCAGTCTTTCAACAAGGCTTATTATTGAAGGGATCTTAGGCTGTAAATTAACCCTATCCCTAAGGCTATATAATTTCCATCCTGTGAACTGCAACATGTCTGCTTGTGGCTACGTGCACAAAtgctttcttttgtgtgtgtaattcctTGGGCCCACCTCTGTTTCCTGTTCTGTTTTCTTTAACTCTAATGCCGCCACTCCAGCTGCTGCTTGCCGCTGCATGCCAGGAACTGAACTTCAGAGCAGCCTCAGCCAGGGGGAAGAATGACTAAAGAATGGAGCTCAATCACAGCACTTGGCACGATGCTTGAACTATTCAGATTAGGTCTTTGGCTACCACAAAGATAACGTCATACAACCAAAAAAGTCTCAGGCATAGAAAAGGAATTTAACCCCTAATATACATAAGCAGGTAGCTTTGCTTGGGAAGATTTTGAGCTCTGTAGACCTTTTGGAGCACCCTCGAGCCCAAAGTACAAGTccagcaggggggcagcagcactTGGCCAGCCTTTGGGTGTACACCAGGGACTCCTTGCTTCTTCAAATGTGGGCAGCTTGCTGGggttaaagagctcaatctgatTTGCATAAAATGGAGTGGGTTTCAGCCACCCTCATCTTCCGTACAGAGTTGTAGCCTGTAGAGGTGGCTGATTCCAACCTGCAGTGTTCTACCTTGATTGTGGTAGCCACTGGACCGCCAAACAGCAGTGATCTTCAGTGGTCACTGGACCGCCAAATAGCAcggcttttcagtcactcctaacgtgagctggatttgaaccactGTCCTAGAATTGAAAAGATCTCCATCCTATCACCTGGGTCTTTGAACCAACCAACTTGCCTGATCATGTCACTTTAAAGTCCCAAAAGCAAACCAGTGAGTTAATACTCAGTTAGAGACCAGGCTTTTGTTCAAAATGTACAGGCCCCTTGTTTCAGAATGCAATTTGGACTCTCAAGCATTAGCTACCATTTATCTCTCCACATAGTATGATTTACTTCTGCAGTTAATCGCATGGGCAATTTTTGAGGGTGTAGGTTCACATCTGCAAAAAAAGGGAGGCTGGGCTGAAGCCTGGTTGGAAATTGGAACCCTATTAAATTGGAAGCAAACCACAGATGCAGATCAGATTGCATCACGAACGCTATTTCGCTTTCCCACACTGGATTTTAGGAATAGGGTTAATTGGAAGCATCAGAGCTTAGACTAGTCTAGATGCTGACGCGGCTTTAGGAGGGAAGGGGGTCTGACCGATTCTGAACCTTTTGCTGCCTTGCAGGTTCACAGCAGCGTCACATTCAGTGGAAGCCATGTGGGTGACCAACCTTCTGGCCCTCTGTGCCCTAGCGGCTGCAGTGCCCTCGGAAGATAAGAAGCTGAGCGATAAGGCAACCACCTTAGCTGACCGCAGTGCAACTCTCGCCTTCAACCTCTACCACACGATGGCTAAAGACAAGAACATGGAGAACATCCTCGTGTCTCCCGTGGTGGTGGCCTCCTCGCTCGGCCTGGTGTCACTCGGTGGCAAGGCCACCACAGCCTCCCAAGCCAAGGCCTTGCTCAGCGCCGACAAGCTGAATGACGACTACGTTCACGGCGGGCTGTCAGAGCTCCTGAACGAGGTCAGCAACTCCACCGCCCGCAACGTCACCTGGAAGCTTGGGAACCGCTTGTATGGCCCCAGCTCCATCAGCTTTGCTGATGACTTTGTGAAGAGCAGCAAGAAGCACTACAACTACGAACACTCCAAGATCAACTTCAGGGACAAGAGGAGCGCCCTGAAATCCATCAACGAGTGGGCATCCCAGACCACCGATGGCAAGCTCCCCGAGGTCACCAAAAACGTGGAGAAGACGGACGGGGCCCTGATCGTGAACGCCATGTTCTTCAAACGTAAGTTAAATGGCAAGGGTGCTCTAAATTAGTGAGATGAGTGATCAAGTGCAGATGGCACCCGCTAGCCAATACCAGGCTTCACCTCCTGTTCCTAATCTAGACACAAAGGGCCTAATTCAGCtcccatttacactggtgtaaatcaatggagttgcacacTGGGGCAAGTGAGAGGAGACACAGGCTCAAAGAGTTTGCTAGAGGGATCTTTCCCCCACAGCTGAAATGCACTGGAGTGAAAAACAGGAGCCACTGGAGCTTGCAACAGAAATCTTATTTTAGGAGTGGAAGTGACTTTGTTTCTCCATCTGAAACTTCAAGAGGACATATGTTAAATAAATTGGTGCCATGGTAAATAAACTTCAGGCTGCAGGATAgaaggttttttttgggggggtggggtggggcaaggaATTTGCTAGTCCCAGTCTCGCCCCAAATTAGCACAATAacaaaaatgggatttttttaaaactccaaaGTATCTGTTATAAAGCCAGAGACAAGACACTGCACTAGATATATCGGTGTTCTCTTCGGTAGGACAAATTATGGGTTCTTAGCTGCTCACCAGTCTAGGGAATTCCTTGCTGGGCTACGGGAGTTAAATTTGTGCGTGATGACACAGCCCATTTCCATTTCTTGTTAACTGATGGgttttcctcctcttccactTATAGCTCACTGGGATGAGAGGTTCCATCACACGATGGTGGACAACCGTGGCTTTATGGTGACCCGTTCCTACACAGTGGGAGTTCCCATGATGCACCGCACAGGTAAGTTTTAGCTTATGCTCCCTACCCCAAGATCCACTGGACTAAATCCATCCTGTTGATTTACAGCAGAGATGATATTAGCCCAGCTGGTCAACTTTTCACCTGTTTTTCTTTCCCCACCAGCCTTTCAGATGAGACAAAACTATGCAGTTTTACACTTAAATCTTAGTACAAGCAGATGGAATGCCATTTATGTTGGTGGCTTTAGATCTGGACACTTCTTCATTAGGAAGAGATTCCATAGGAGATCTAGAATTGGGGCATCAAACTAAGCTCTGAATAGTAGCAGCTCTCAGTCACCATCCACACTTGTCTACTTTTAGGCCGGTAAACTAGACAGTCCCCAGCTTGCACTCCACTGAAAACCTGGGGCAAATTAGCAACAGAATCAGGTAGCTTTATCTGCTTCCCATGGCTCACCGTTATTGCCTCTGCTTGCAACTCTTTTCTTAAAGGTCTGTACAACTACTTTAATGATGAGGCTGAGAAACTTCAGATTGTGGAGATGCCTCTCGCTCACAAACTCTCCAGCATGATCTTCATCATGCCCAACCACGTGGAGCCACTGGAGAGAGTTGAGAAGCTGCTGACCAGAGAGCAACTGAAAACTTGGATCGGCAAGTTGAAGAAGAGAGCCGTGGCTGTTTCCCTGCCGAAAGTCAGCTTGGAAGTCAGCCACGATCTTCAGGTAAATTCTCTCTTGACGCCATAAACCAGACTGGCTGCTAAGGATGGTTCCTGGGTCTTTCCCCTACCTTTTGCTTTGAAGTGACAGGCTGGCACATATAATTGCTTATGAGCGGAGAAATTTCTGCCAACGTTGGGAAGGTTGCAAGAGACCAGGATGGTGAGGGAAGAGAGGACCCTGTGATTTCTGCCTTGGCAGCTTCCCTGAGTGGACATAAAAACTACATTTGAGCAGCCCAGAATAGGCAGATTTGATCAGATCTGCATATGTAGTTCTAACCAGATCCCCACTGTCCTTGCACGTGGGAAATCTCTTCTCCAGCTCTGAAAGTAGGGAGATGGGGCAATTAGAGGTGTGTTATACACCAGCTGGCTCGCTATACATGGTAAGCTTATTACTTACAAACTGCGTTATTCAGTGGAAACCTAGACTAACACTTCTGCTTAAATAGCTGCATGGCTCTAAGTTGGGCTCTGGGTTTATGGGTTTAAGCCCATGTATTGTCATTTTACCCAGCCCGTTTACACTTTTGCAAAATGGGGAGGAAAATTTCTCCATCGACTCCCCTGTTCTTATCAGGATCCAAGGAGCCACATCCCGCTGTTAACACCCCCAGGTAGCTAGACCTATTCCCTGAGCGCAGGGGCGTTACTCTGCATTTACACTACTGAGAGCAGACTCTAGCAGGTTGAGCATATGATCGAACAACATTAGTGTCTTCCCTAGGAGTCTAACCTGTCTGTCTTGCATCATAGAAACACTTGGCGGACCTTGGCTTGACTGAAGCCATGGACAAGAACAAGGCTGACCTGTCCAAGATTTCAGGCAAGAAAGATCTGTACCTTTCCAACGTTTTCCATGCTGCGGCCCTCGAGTGGGACACCGAGGGGAACCCCTTTGATGCCGACATCTACGGCCGAGAAGAAATGAGGAATCCGAAACTCTTCTACGCCGATCACCCATTCGTCTTTGTGATCAAGGACAATAAAACCAACTCCATTCTTTTCATTGGCAGGCTAGTGAGGCCCAAAGGGGACAAAATGCGCGATGAATTGTAGTTTGAATTTTCAGGTTTTGGTGGggattttttaaatggggaaatgTTCTTTTGTATTCTCTACGAACTGATGGGTGCTAGCCGGACCAGAGTGCATTTTAATGTTAAATCCAGCATACGCTTTACCCCGCCAGAATATTCCACCAAAAGAAAATGCGTGGGAGGAacaggggaggtgggagggagaggggtgaaAGGGCCAGGAACAATGGGAAGAACCAGTTCACTGGGATTCTGTTCCCAATCAGTGGCATATCTGCTGAGATTTTAGGTTACTGTCTGTCTTCCTCCTTCCTGCAGTAGAATAAATCCTTCTGCCAAGCATGATGGCACCATTTGCCAGGATGCAAACTGTCAGCCGAGGCCATGGTAAAGGTACCAGCCCACACACTTGCATCACAGTCTCTGTTGTGCCCTTTGTTCTAGACACATGGAGCGcagcttccccatccctcttccctgACAGCTTCCTTCAGGTTTGTGCTTAGGGGACAGCTTGCCTCCCGCACATAGATTGTCCCTGGTTCCTTGCACTGGGGGGTTTCTTGGCTGAGCTGGAAGCCAGGGGGCTGGTCCCTTTATCTGTTCCCTCCTTGAAGTTCTTCTGCCTGTATCTTGCTTGTTAAAGGGAGCAGCAGGGACTTGAGTGTGCTCCCGCTTACATCGACTGACAGCAATGGAGGCTCTCCTGACAGATGCAGATGtaagggagagggagaagtgaGCCCCCAGGAGTTAGTCTAACCATTTTGGTTACTTTAGAGGGGGAAACAGACTGTAACAAACAGCCATACAAGTAAGtaggtgctcagatgctgtggCCCACATACAAATATAGATACAAGTAGAATTTTCCCTGTACCTTCTAAACCACTTAGCTATGCTCTGAAATGTGTGTCATATCTCCCCAGCTACTTCCAGTTGAACGTAGACTAAAAACCTATCCACTCCCCTTACCCATGGACAGCTGAAATCTTGCAAAAATCTGCTTCTTTGGGAAtactctattttaaaaaaaaaacaccttaaatCACCCAGCACTGAGGTGTCTTAGCAAAGGGGCCAAGGCCAGAATGGGCCATAGAGATTAAAAGACCCTTTTTCAGGTGGTCCCTTCAGCAGAGAGGTCaggtgcagctgggggaggggcgattTGCTCTGTAGCTAGCTGTGCTCTACCTGCTCTGTGGATGGAGAGGATTTCAGGCTGGGGAGCTCCCAAGCAGACAACTC
The Emys orbicularis isolate rEmyOrb1 chromosome 1, rEmyOrb1.hap1, whole genome shotgun sequence DNA segment above includes these coding regions:
- the SERPINH1 gene encoding serpin H1, yielding MWVTNLLALCALAAAVPSEDKKLSDKATTLADRSATLAFNLYHTMAKDKNMENILVSPVVVASSLGLVSLGGKATTASQAKALLSADKLNDDYVHGGLSELLNEVSNSTARNVTWKLGNRLYGPSSISFADDFVKSSKKHYNYEHSKINFRDKRSALKSINEWASQTTDGKLPEVTKNVEKTDGALIVNAMFFKPHWDERFHHTMVDNRGFMVTRSYTVGVPMMHRTGLYNYFNDEAEKLQIVEMPLAHKLSSMIFIMPNHVEPLERVEKLLTREQLKTWIGKLKKRAVAVSLPKVSLEVSHDLQKHLADLGLTEAMDKNKADLSKISGKKDLYLSNVFHAAALEWDTEGNPFDADIYGREEMRNPKLFYADHPFVFVIKDNKTNSILFIGRLVRPKGDKMRDEL